The Rhodococcus sp. B50 DNA window CTGAAATTCGTCGACGGGGCCGGCCACTACGCCCATCAGGAGAAGCCCGACGCGGTGACGGCGTTGCTCGCCGACTTCGTCCGCACACTCGACTGACCTGCCCACCCGAGGCCGGCGGCCGGACGATGCGGGCGGTCAGACGATGCAGGCGCCGGTCGCGACCGGCTGATTCCCTCCGGCCATCGCCAGCTGGCGGCTCACCTCTGCACCGGTGAGAACGAAGCCGGTGTCGGTGTCGTCGACCGCCGCCCCGAAGACCATCCCGAGGACGTTGCCGGACGGGTCGACCAGCGGACCACCCGAATTGCCCTGACGGATCGTGCCACGCACCGTGTACACCTCGCGCTCGACGGTGCCGCCGCGGTAGATGTCCGGGCCCTGCAGATCGAGTGTCTCGCGGATTCGCGCCGCGCTCGCCGTATACGGCCCGCCACCCGGGTAGCCGAGCACGATCGCATCGTCACCCGACTCCGCGGCCTCCGACGCGAAGGCGAGCGGTTGCGCGGTCAGTCCCGGCACCGCCAGGATCGCGACGTCCACTTCCGGGTCGAACAGCACGACCGTCGCGTCGAGCGGGCCACGCTCCGTATCGACGGTCACCGCCGCGGTTCCTGCGACGACGTGCGCATTCGTCATCACCCGTTCGGGTGCCACGACGAAGCCGGACCCTTCGAGCGCCTTCTGACAGCTGGGCGCGACACCGTTGATGCGCAGCACGCTCGTCTGCAGCCGGGCCGGCACCGATCCTTCGAGCAGAGCGCCGTCGGGTACTTCCACCTCGGCGATCGGGGTGCGCCCGAACGGTCCGATCACATCGGGCAGACCCGACGTGTCGAGCAGAGCCGAGAACTCGTTGGGGATGGCACGCATCCAGTCGGGAGCGGCAGCGTCGACCGTCCCGAGCACCTGGGATCCCCGAACAGCCGCGGAGACAGCAGGCTGGGTCGTGGCGGTCAGGGGGATGGCGAGCAGCCACGCGGCGACGAGCACCGCGACCGACTGGAGACCGGCGCCGACGACACTGTCCACCGCCCGCGCGCCCGGACTGTGGATGCCGCTGCGCGCGGCACGGCCGAGCACCATGCCGGCCACCTCGCCGATCACGACCAGCACCACGATCAGAGCGATCCCTGCCAGGATGCGCATGCGCGCGTCGTCGATGTGCACGAGCACGTGCGGGGCGATGAGGATGCCCGCGACGGCACCGAGCAGCACGCCCAGAAATGCCAGTGCCGAAGCGACTGCTCCCTGCCGGAGCCCGGAGGACGCGGCGATCAGGACGATCACCACGATGATCAGATCGATCCAGCCCGATCCGGTCATGATTCGACCACCCCCGTCTCCAGTTCGGTGAGCACGACGTCCAGATCACGGACATCGTGGTGATCCCACTCGATCTCCCACCCCGACACCGCGAACAGACCCGCAAGCACGCCCGCGGTGAAACCCCAGACCAGCATCCCGTCCACCTGGAAGGCCGGACCCTGATACCCCAGCCGATGGCGGACCTGGAAACGGTTGTCGGGGTCGAGCAACTCGTGCAACGACACCCGGACCACGCGCGTCGCCTCCTGCGGATCCACCACACCGACGGGGCTCGGGGTCTCCCAGTAGGCGACCACCGGTGTCACATCGAAGCCGGAAGGCGGGATGAACAGTTCGGGCAGTACGGCGAGCGGCCGGATCCCGGAGGGGTCCAGGCCCGTCTCCTCTTCTGCCTCGCGCAGCGCGGTGTGGATGGCCCCGTAGTCCTCGGGGTCGGCGGCACCTCCGGGGAAGGCCACCTGTCCGCTGTGCTGCCTCAACGTCGCGGCGCGCTGGGTGAGCAGGACGTCGGCGTCGGCGGGAAGCCCGCCGCGAGCGATCGGATCGGCCGCCGGCGACCCGCCGAACAACACCAGCACCGAGGCCTGCCGTACCCGCGCGTCGCGGGGTGCGCGGCGGTTCAGGATCGGGTTGAGACCGTGCGGGTCGGTCGGGGACGCCGAGGCGACACGCCGGAGCCATTCGGGGATCACGCGGCCACCCCCAGATGTTCCTCGACGACCGAGGCGACCTCGTCGGCGGACCGGAACGGGATGGGGAGCACCGCGGCGACCGATCCGTCGGCGCGGAGCAGCACCGTCACGGGAAGGACGGCGGGCGCGCCGACCGCGGCCTGCACACGACCCGAACCGTCCTGGACACCCGGCAGCCGCACGCCGTAGTCGGCGAGCCTGCCGAGGGCGTTCGACTCGTTGAGGTCGGTGTGGACGGTGACGACGGTGACCGTCTCCCCCGCCCGGGCGGCGTACTCCTCGAGTACCGGCAGCTCCTCGGCGCAGGGTGCGCACCACCACGCCCACAGGTTCACCACGGCGGGCCTGCCGGCCAGGGCGGCCGCGAGGTCGACGGAGGATCCGTCGCCCACGCACTCGAAGACCAGTCCGGCGAGTGGACCGGCCGCAGAGGAGGACGCGTCCGGCTGCGGACACGGGGTCAACGCCGCCGCCTCACGCAGAGGCGCGAGGGCCTGCGCGTCGTCCTGGGGACGCCGGTCGGCGGACGCGGCCGACGGCATGGTCGGCCCCGACCCGGTGGTGGGCGGAGTGTCGTCGCGGTCGCGCGGCCAGATCGCCACGATCAACGCGAGGACGACGACGAGTGCTGCCAGGCTCCAACGGCCTGCTGTGGAAGGACGCACTCCGTCACCGCCCGGCCAGCTCGAGCAGGTGCTCGGTCTCCGGTCCCTTCACCAGCGCGGCCGCGATCTGCGGATCGGTGGGCCCGGTCCCGTAGGACGGGCAGTCCTTCGCGAGCACACACACCCCGCACGCGGGCTTGCGGGCATGGCACACCCGCCGGCCGTGGAAGATCACCCGGTGCGACAGCAGCGTCCACTCCTTGCGTTCGATGAGCGCACCCACCGCGTGCTCGATCTTGACCGGATCGGTCTCCTCGGTCCATTTCCATCGGCGCACGAGCCGCTGGAAATGGGTGTCGACGGTGATACCCGGCACATCGAAGGCGTTGCCGAGGATGACGTTGGCGGTCTTGCGCCCGATGCCGGGCAGCGCGACGAGATCCTTCAGGCAGGCGGGTACCTCACCGTCGTGACGTTCGAGCAACGCCTGTCCGAGTCCGATCAGCGAGTTGGCCTTGTTGCGGTAGAAGCCGGTCGAGCGGATGTACTCCTCGAGCTCGGCGCGGTCCGCCTCGGCGTAGGCGCGGGCGTCCGGATAGCGGGCGAACAGAGCGGGCGTCACCTGGTTGACCCGCACATCCGTGCACTGTGCCGACAGGATCGTGGCGACGGCGAGCTCGAGGGGGTTCGTGAAGTCCAGCTCGCAGTAGACGTGCGGAAATGCTTCGGCAAGGCGCCGGTTCATCCGGCGTGCGCGACGGACGAGGGCGAGGCGCGACTCCGGTCCGCGAGCCTTTCCGTTCACTCGGCGCGGGGCCGTCTCGGGGCTCTCGGACTGGGTGGCATGCACCTGGTCCACTCTACGTAAACACTCCCCCCAGGATTCGGCCCCGTGTCTCTTCCGAGACCTTCCCGGTGTTTACTTCCGGGTATGCAAGCTCTTGCTGTCGTCCTCTTCCCGGTGCTGCTCATGTTGTTCGCACTGTCCATGGAACGTGTCGAAGCGCGCTTGAGTCGGTTGTCCG harbors:
- the marP gene encoding acid resistance serine protease MarP; amino-acid sequence: MTGSGWIDLIIVVIVLIAASSGLRQGAVASALAFLGVLLGAVAGILIAPHVLVHIDDARMRILAGIALIVVLVVIGEVAGMVLGRAARSGIHSPGARAVDSVVGAGLQSVAVLVAAWLLAIPLTATTQPAVSAAVRGSQVLGTVDAAAPDWMRAIPNEFSALLDTSGLPDVIGPFGRTPIAEVEVPDGALLEGSVPARLQTSVLRINGVAPSCQKALEGSGFVVAPERVMTNAHVVAGTAAVTVDTERGPLDATVVLFDPEVDVAILAVPGLTAQPLAFASEAAESGDDAIVLGYPGGGPYTASAARIRETLDLQGPDIYRGGTVEREVYTVRGTIRQGNSGGPLVDPSGNVLGMVFGAAVDDTDTGFVLTGAEVSRQLAMAGGNQPVATGACIV
- a CDS encoding NUDIX hydrolase, with the translated sequence MIPEWLRRVASASPTDPHGLNPILNRRAPRDARVRQASVLVLFGGSPAADPIARGGLPADADVLLTQRAATLRQHSGQVAFPGGAADPEDYGAIHTALREAEEETGLDPSGIRPLAVLPELFIPPSGFDVTPVVAYWETPSPVGVVDPQEATRVVRVSLHELLDPDNRFQVRHRLGYQGPAFQVDGMLVWGFTAGVLAGLFAVSGWEIEWDHHDVRDLDVVLTELETGVVES
- a CDS encoding TlpA family protein disulfide reductase, which gives rise to MRPSTAGRWSLAALVVVLALIVAIWPRDRDDTPPTTGSGPTMPSAASADRRPQDDAQALAPLREAAALTPCPQPDASSSAAGPLAGLVFECVGDGSSVDLAAALAGRPAVVNLWAWWCAPCAEELPVLEEYAARAGETVTVVTVHTDLNESNALGRLADYGVRLPGVQDGSGRVQAAVGAPAVLPVTVLLRADGSVAAVLPIPFRSADEVASVVEEHLGVAA
- the nth gene encoding endonuclease III, with the protein product MDQVHATQSESPETAPRRVNGKARGPESRLALVRRARRMNRRLAEAFPHVYCELDFTNPLELAVATILSAQCTDVRVNQVTPALFARYPDARAYAEADRAELEEYIRSTGFYRNKANSLIGLGQALLERHDGEVPACLKDLVALPGIGRKTANVILGNAFDVPGITVDTHFQRLVRRWKWTEETDPVKIEHAVGALIERKEWTLLSHRVIFHGRRVCHARKPACGVCVLAKDCPSYGTGPTDPQIAAALVKGPETEHLLELAGR